The Dermacentor andersoni chromosome 1, qqDerAnde1_hic_scaffold, whole genome shotgun sequence genomic interval TATCGACAGTCCAAAAGGCAATGCTGTAAATGTTAAAGCTTGTAAGTAAACAATAAAGTTGCAATGAACCTTGGCAGAGCATGCGAGCACCTCAGCAACAGGCGAAAAGTATTTTCAACATTTGTAACTGTCTTCGTTTAATTCTGCATATGACTGTTCTCTGTGAGGACTCCAGCATCAGCTAGAGAATGCATTTGAAAATTCTGCCAGGCCTCTAAGCGTTCACTCTCAGCTGACACTGTTCTTCACGTACAACTACTGAGAGTTTGCATGGACATGCTAAAGTTTTTCAAAAGGCCCTCAAACAGCTCTCAAGGAATTGAGGCTTTGTACCTTAACTATGGAGTTGACAGGCACCTAAAAAATGCAAGAGAAGGGGGACACTAAACTTTCCTGTCACTACTACTTTAAGCAATTCATTATAAATATACAACAGGATGAAACTTACCGTAGCAAATCCCAGTTCAGCTACATCCTTTGCAGTGCCACTGACTTGATTCACCTAGCATTGATAAAAGTTCAACAGCCAACTAAGATTCTACAACATCCTGTTTAATCTGGCATGCAGGTGACATGAGAGCTATTAGCAATAACCTGAACATAGATACAGCTGCAAGAAAAATCTGTACAACTTgcaaggaaaaacaaaaaactgAGCAAAGCCAATTTATGTTCTTCAAAACATATAATGCTCTTTAGAATTAAATGTTCGGTCAACTGGGCATTTTGTAAATGAACAACATGTAAAAAGTCATCACAGCTTGTATGATTATGGAATTCAATAGAGTTCCATAATCACGAagacaagaacaaaacaaaggaaGTGAAAATTACAGAATGCATGTAGAAATGGGTGTACAGGCTAATTAAAAATTGAAAATGCCTATTATATAGGAAATGAAGTGCGTGTACCTTCAGGAAAGGAATTAAACTTTATATATACCAAGATATCTACATGCAGTCCAAAATTAATGCATCATGCTTACGACATTGCAAGTTAACatgaaagaagtagaaaaaagaATGGTTATAAACTACTTTATGTGCTCACTTAGTCATCATTCCCTTCATTCAGCATCAATATCTCATGCTGCAGAAAATAAGTTTTCATTTGGGTATGGGGCTGCAAAAATAACTGAACGTTGCTGGCTAAGTTGGCTGAAAAATGAGCACCTTAAGCACCTAATAGGCAGCCACAACTTGCAGCTGTCTTTGTCTAATTACATTCCAATAGTTGCAGTAAGCCTGTGCACTGAGCCATAAGCAAATATGTGAAATGCAGTAGGTTGTCTACCTACGCACACAGTGATCACATATTTTAGTTTAATTGAACTAGTACTGTAACTACTACACTAAAATGAAATAACAGACATTCCAACAGCTATGTGGAAGTCGTATTAAAGAATCAAGATAAATATATTCTGTTGGAAAGATGCCACCACTGAGAAGTCAAAAATGCACCTGTGGGTTTCATTTGCTCTACTTTAGGCTGAAGCATTATCATCTTGAAAATAAAATTCATTGATTAGTGTGCGCCGTCTGTGCGGTGTCATGATAGGAACAATGAAATGTTAACTACATAAAGTGCTTATATTCACTACAATATGTTCAATACACCTATTAAACAAGTGTGAATATGAGGAGCAAATGTATCATGACAGTAAGCTTAGAGCATGTTACTTAGAGCATGAGGGCTGTAGAGAATCCCGGAGCATTATTTCATGGATGCACACATGTTGTTGTGCAGAATAAGCTGCAACAATTGAAGCACAGCATAAATTGCATGCTTTTTGCATTTCAGCAATAGTATTAACATTCAAAACATTTGCAATACATTTTTCATATTTTTGCTTTTTTCATTAAAACTTTTCTGCAACATTTTTTCCTTTTGAGTCACATTTAAGCTGCTTGCTCCATGAAATATTAAAATGCTGAATCAAATGACAGTTGAACATTCACACACCTCCAGTGAAATTTTACGAAATAGCAATTGGCTATTGGACAGTCCGAGTCCTATGCCTTCAAAAGTTTGCAATTTAATCGGAGAAACTTACTGCGCCTTGCAGATGTTGCCTTTTCACTCAGTTAAAACTGGCGTTCCTTACACAAGTGCATAGAACCTTTTTTACTTCCACCCTCTCCTAGAGCCTTTCAATCCCTCATCCCCATGTATGAGATTATACACACGAAATCCCTACGTTTCATTGAAGAACTTTGTCTCTCTCTGCACAAGTGAAAGGCTAGTCAAAATTAGACACACCTGCTCCAGGCAGTTGTTAACAGCGGTAAACTCCTTGATGCGTCTGTTGAGAAACTCTTGTGTCTGAGCATAGTCCATAGACTTATCTTGCAGAAACACAAGTTCGCAGCTCTGGTAGAGCGCAGCTAAGGCAGCTCTTTTCGAGTACCAGCTCATCTGCAAGCAAACGGAAAAGCAGTAAGATTTCTCATAGGTGCCGACTGATCTTCATTTAGCTTAAAGTGGCGACTCAAATACTGCAAGATGTTGGTGTATCAGGGACGGGTCGAATCCTTACATCAACTGACGTGTCACCTGCATAGTGCCAAATGACATTCAGCAGATCTCCCAGGTTGGACAGTGCAACTGGGACATTTTGAGGCAAGGCCAAGATTCCAAGAGCCTGTTCAAAGGTGAAAAATATTGTTACTATTACTTCTTTGAACTAGTCACAACAAATAACGGTATGCACCTGAACCCATCTGGTTTTGTATGGCtcaaggagcagaattcttcGCCATACAGCATCTTGGATGAAGGCAGACTTTTCCTTGGTTATAGCTCTGTGCATGCAGAAATCAATGTTCAGAGAAGCAGTAAGAGAAAATACGAGAGAGCAGATTTACCCATGAAAACTGACCTCCGCTCATTTTTCTGTAAATTGCTTTCAAGTTGGCGTTCCAGTTCATCATTTGAGGACAAGTAGAAATATGTTATCAGATCAAGACTACCACCCGGAAAAAGGCCGTGCGCAACGCTGGACAAGCCCAAGGAGTTGGCACCTTAGATTAGAAGAACATGTTATGTGAAATGTTGTTTCCCATGTTATATAAAGTGACAGGTAATGCAGGATGCTAAGACGTCTTGTCTTACCAGCTGCTATGGACTTCCACGTCCAGCCATGCTGAGGAATAAAGTCAAGCGCAGACTGAAGAATGGTGCTTTTGATATCCTCAGTTGGCCAAGAAATCATACCACTGACAGTAGCCTGTGTTTTCCCCTCTGCAGTATCTTTCTTTGTACTGTATTCAAAGTTGTCAGCTGCcaagaaaaagaatgcacaacAATGCAGGGCGGAAAGATTTTCATTTCCATCTGCTTTTCACAGATTCTTGCAAAATCAATATAAAAAACTATATGAACAGCAATACCAAAGAGGCACCACAAAATTTTAGCCATGGCTAAACAGTCATGTTAAAACAGTTGCACATGAAAAGGATTTTTACTTCATTACTTCTTTAGCACAATGATTGACACTATCTACTGCAAGAACTAACACACTTTCTACAAGGTCTAGCCTAGTCAGTGCAGTTTTAAGAACTTCAGCTTCTTGTTCTGGAGGTAAGCTTGGCAACAAGCTTTCTTGAGATCCCACATCACAGCCTCTCACTTTTTCATTGTTATGTTCTAATTCAACTTTGTAGTGGGCTCTAGTCTGATCCACAGATTTTTTCACTTGGTCCGCATATTTTCTTGCGATTTCAAGTGTGGACTGATTTGCCTTTTGACATGTCTGACCTTGAAATGGTAACACAGAAGCAAAGTATCGTATTAGGTTAAGCACTGCTAAGACACAGTCACTGTCGTCAAGTATGTCCGTTTGGTCCGGTGAGAAGTTCGACACAATTTTAACGAATTCCAGAAAATTTGTTCCCCAGAACGTGTCCTCTTGAATGCTTGTTTTCGAAACAGCATGCATGTCCTGGCGGTAAAGGTCTATCAGCAGACCACGCAACCCAGCATGCTTTTCCACTTGCAGAGTTCGGCAGTAGAGGATGTACCTAGCCTCATGCTTAAAGCACTTGATGTAGTCAACAAAGGTGCTCAAAGCAGTTCTTCTAGACAAACTTGATGAGCTGTAGATCATTACCTTGCCCAAGCAGCGCAATAGAGCGATAAAGTTGCTGTTGTCTAAATCCATGTAACAGAACTCTCCCAGGCAGAGACGGGATATCAAAGTAGCACACAGTGCAACTCCCTTAGAGACAACATGCCCTGAACTGTGTGATAACAATAACATCATGTTTTGCAGGCTGTGCTCAAATATATAGCGACTTGAATAAACACATGGAACACGGTCTTGCTCAAGATTTTCTACAAATATCAACCAGGCTAACACAGCGCGGCAAACGGGCGACACGGGCTCTGGGAGATCTTTCTCGGCATCTTCTGTGTCACTTGATTTTCCCTTGTATTCTGTCGCGTCTCTTGAAAAACTAAGTTTTATCAAATCAGTCGAACGTTTGCTGATATGGCTTAAAAGTCCTTCAGCTGAAAGACGAGCGACATTCGGCGGCGACACATTCGCACGACTTCGAAGATCTAATGCAGCAATGTCGCCAAGAAACAGCATCAGGTATCGCAAAATTAGGACGTTTTCTGCACGAGGGCACTCGGCCATTCCGCGTTCCTCCTGAAGGCGGTGATCAAGTGTAAAGCCAGAGAAGAATTCTACAATGGCATTCAAGCAATAACCGAGATTTCGGCTATCTTGCGATTCCGTGCTGCAATCACAAGCTGCCTCCTCCCAACCAACTTTGGCTACAGAAGCTGACAGCGGTTTCAGATGGCTGTGCAGCGACTCTAAAATCAAATCCAAGAATACCAGCCTGTTCCGCAATAGATTTGGCAGCAATTTCTGCAAGCACTGAAGCACGGCACGGAATCCGGCACTGGATTTAATCAGCTGCAAGTGTTCCAGTAAAGAGATGAGAACTTCCTTCGGCTTGCCGCGAGACGTTATAACTTCAAGCAGGTCTTTGCAAAGAGAGGCGTTCTCCTCCGATTTAGCGTCTATTTCTTTTTCCATTGCAGACACAACAGGTAAAACAAGATCCCAACCATGAGCAAGGATGGTGTCAGAATGGGCTGCGCAGATAAATGAGTTTGCTTCGCTATATTTCCTCGAGTTCAACAATTCCACAGCTCGCGCGACGGGAGCATCAGAATCCATTTCCTCTACTGACTTGTGTTCCTCCATAGCTTCTTGTCCGAGTTCAAGCTGTGGTCTTGAGAAAATGGCGGGATGCGCTAGTATGAACACTCCTCAACAGAAACGTTTTCTAGTACATAGTGGCACCCAGAATACTGGCAGACGGCACACAAATAACAGGTTCACCACCTACTAACCTCGCAGGCCCTTGAACCATGCGGCGGCGGGTTTTACAACGGCGAAATTTTTGAATGTCACCCTCTGCGCAAGGTAAACAGCCATCTCACGCCCGAAAGAGCACACAaaccgcaggaaaaaaaaaaaaagactccacCGCGGCAACTGACTACATAGACTCCACGCAAGTACGGTAGAAAACGCCGCACAATGACTACGACCGACCGAAGCGAACAAGCATGCGAGAAACAGTGACGCAGAAAAAGAGAACGCaaaacaaaactagaaaaaaatgGTGAAACCCCGTTATAAAATCAAAATAACTTATTATATTTTATATTCTTTAATAATTTTAATTAATATTTGCTTAACTATATGTGCACTTGTAGTAATTTTTACGTAAAGTATTTATCAAAATAGCAACAAGAAAAGCTGTCCCGCAGTCGGTGCTGATCCCAAAAGTGGGAATAGCTGAGTGATGTTGTGTCCGGGAATTTTTTAAGTAAATATTCAGCTTGTGGTTATGCTCTTGCGGTCAAGCAGAAGCCCCGCGGTTTTATGGATACTTCTGACGGCAGAGAATACTGAAGCGGAATAATGTCCACGAAGAACGCTATTACGAAGGAACTGAGCGGTAGGTGTTCACTTGCAAACGCATCAGTGATTACCTGCCTGTCAGTTCCGAGTTGgatatgcctttctttttttcggtgtaTTTTTTACTGCATCACCTTATGCGTAAAGTCGAACTAACTTCAGCTTGTTGTAAACATTGCACAGTTACTAGTGTTGCTtgcaaagcccccccccccccctcccccttctttttttttttttaaatattgagtAGTTCATCATGTCTTCGCCGTAGCGTTGTCCTCCGATTGTGCTTGCAGACCTGCCGTTGCATCTTGTTTGCGGCTCCAAATACTTTAAAGTTTGCCTGTGGCTTAGGCGTTGGCGTCAGCCCTGGTTATATTTACTGTTTACCTGCCCCTgacagtgtgtatatatatatatatatatatatatatatatatatatatatatatatatatatatatatatatatatatatatatatacacgtatcGTTATCAACGGGCAACTCCCCGACTGTGTAACATGCAAGCCGTCGCTACTTCGCTGTTGCATTTCTGgacgtaactgaaacagaacccTTCTCTGAAAATGAGGAGGAAAAGCTTCGTAGCATTATGAAGGTGTTCGATGTAGTCATGCCGAGTCGTAAACAGTTGTTTATAGTGACTAATCTGGATGCCGGGTATGGTAATTGTTCCTTGTTTCCTTTCACAGTTCTGTTGCAAATTACGCCTCCTGATATCTCGACATATTCGCGATCACAGCACGATATCCCGACTCCTCCTAAAGTTATTGCGCTTTTCAAGTGTATCTCCTCTTGACAGAACTGTTTCGGTTGAATGCGAATCTCGTTTACTTTATTGGAGATACTTCACTCTGACAGGTTCATCACGAACACGAAGCCATGAAAGTTAAAAATACCTCGGTGTACTAATTAGAGTTGAACATGAAATTTGTACCTTGGCATATCAACTGTCAGTGTAAGTTCCCATTAAATGTGAAAGCAGCTAAATAATTCCTCTACTTTTTCATACTCTAGTGGATACACACGTGCACTTCCTTCAGAATTTAGCATACCTTAAAACTGTATTACATATTATTTTCATATGCTGTGATAACCATGTAGCATCTATGCTAACTTTCTTCGATTTTGAGTTTTACATGTAGTTGCTTGTAAAAAAAAGGGCAGTTAAGTTGAAATGACTTACTGTGGTGTTCCACATTAGCATTAATGTTGCTTGCAAATGCCACAAGAAGGCACATGGAAAGAGCTGAATTCTTATTGTTACTTGGCTGCCAGCATTTGGCACTCACTGCAAACCGGTGTGCAGCACCACAGGCAGTTGCTTTTAGAACTGTGTCAGTCTTGTGTGGGATCCTTGAGCACCTCCTCCTTTTATTTCTGCTAGCAAGTGCCTTCCACTGCCTTTGCAATCCGGCCTTGAATATGTTGCTTGCTTTCAAGCTTTCCTTGAAAATGTGTATGCCGATAGCGAGTGCTGCATGCTGTAGTTTTTATTCAAAAAGACGACACATGCTTGCTGCAGATTCTGGCCTTTCAGCCGAATGTTGAATATAAATAACGTTGGTATGTAATAATTCCATGTTATCTTATTTACTAAACTTAACTTTATTATATCAACAGAAAACACAATTTTGGCTTGTTCACATGTCGGATGCCAAAAATTTGTTCTGCAGTTCTTCAGTAATCTCATATATGTGTACGACAGTGGTCCAGTGGGCTGTCTATAGCTGAAAAATGTGTTGCTTGCCCTTTTCTTGCTTAGGGAGGATGTAATAGTTCTGAAGCTACTTGCATTCATCTGTACTATTTTACACTTATTatcacagttgaagaaaattgcTGACACATGGCATCTTGCATGCAAACTGAACAGCTGAATATACTTATGTTAGGGATGTGCTACTGTAAATGTAGCTGGTTCTGCTTAAACCCATCTCAGACACATCTACCCAAGTTGCACCACTTGAAATAGAATCTTCTTTCAAGAGTATTAAAGTTTTTACACTTTACTGGAacccgccacggtagcttagcggctatggcattgcgctgctaagcacgaggttgcgggatcaaatcccggccgtggcagcagcatatcgatgggggtgaaatgcaaaaacacccatgtcccgtgcatttggggcacattaaagatccccaggtggtccaagttaatCCAGAATCCcgcactacggggtgcctcataatcaatttGCGGTTTTGGCACACAAAACCCCTGAATTCATTCACACTTTACTGGGAAGTAATTCATACCTTTATGAACTCGATTGCCATAGATGCAAAATCGCAGCAGTATATGTAGACATTACAAGTTGCTTTTTACTGTGTGCTACCCATTTATAAAAGCAGAGCTATGTTCATTTTGTGATTGTTATTGTAATTCTGTCATCTGTATTGTGACAAGTAGTCTCAATATAGCAAAAACTGTTGGACTTGCATTTATTTTGTGCCATACAAAGTGTCCTTGTAACAAGGCTAAAGAAGCTGGAGCTGTTGCTTATTACAACTTTCATGAGGAATTTTGGACAGAATGTGATATTTCATAGTTTCTCTATGATGAGCCTTCCTCTGAAAAATTGTATGCTTTGAGGTGGTCTCACCTTGCAGACAAATATAAGCAGTTTTTAGTAAAAATGGAATTATGGTAATGTTTACCATGTTGTGGAGGATGATAGCGGGAGTAAGTGCTGTAATTTTGGCATAAGTGTCTGGAGAAACCACTTTTCTGCTTCCCGAAGCTCAGTAGTGTACCGTAGCATTTATACAGTATGATCTGGAGTTGGTAGTGGTGGAAGTTCTTCACAAGATGGCTTTGGTGTGTAATTGAAATCCATTTCTCATAGGAGCAGTATGGCTTAGCAACAGGTACCCTCTTCTCATTATAATGAAAAAGTTGTGCATAGGAAACGTCCATGTTTGGAGAAAACACTTTCTTTTATTGTACTGTACACTGGTGTTTGAATGAGGCCCTGCTGACCTTTAACACTGTAATGGCACTCTCCCTCCCACCTCTATTTCTTTGACAAATTGAAAATTTCATGAAACAACCTGCACATGAAATATGTATAGCATCTGAATTTGATCAAGCCCCAGGCCAGAGTAACCATGAAATTTTGTTGCAACCAATATGCATATTGTGCCTCTTTTGTGAAAAACAGGGGTGCAAAATTAAACGTTCTTGTACTTGCATGGACATGATACTACTGCATGTGTTGTACTATGCTTATAACCTAGCCCTATACAGCTATATGTTGGCATTTCTTGTTCCTGtggaaaagaaaattcagtttaaTCCCCCCACCACCCCCCacaccaaagaaaaagaagaaagaaaggaagacccTTCAATTTACTGTTGTCTCTTCCCGATTACAGACAGCATTCGACATGTGCTGGACCGCAGTGCCAAGGTGTCTTTCAAGTGCATGGTGCGCTTGGAGATCAAACAGGACAAAACAGAGAACAGAGTGCTGGTAATATTTCTACCATTTAGAATGTTATAGCATGGCGCCACTTAAGGAAATGATtgtagcttaaagggacactcaaCAGAAATATTACATTAAGCTGTATTTGTAATTTATGACTTTGCAATAGCGAAATAAGAGGAACCTTGGCAATTGAGAAAAGACCGAATAATGAAACATGAGTGGCAACGTCGCTCAGAAGCTCGTGCATCAGCTTGCTGTGAAGTCAAGAATTTTAATGGCACCTACATGGGTCTTGTTAATTATTTATCGGTAAGGAAGGGCTACATTGCATTCTTAAATATTTAACGAGGCACACAACCTAGCAACTTTAAAAAAGCTTTTTTTGCACCAAAAACTGCCAAAATACAAAATGTTATTAAATTCCTGAAGTCAAAGTGGCATACCACCTCTGTGATTCTGCTGCGAAATTCAGAACTAGAAAGTTTTGCCCTCATTTTTTCTTGTAATAACAAACCTTTTTTACCAAATGAATGAATATAGTATATTGAAGAAACACTTTACCATTCTAAAGAGATTTAATGttgctctttagtgtccctttgaataTAACATATATAAATATTTTAGACCTGCATATCCACTTCAGTCACAAATTATGATGCACTGTCAACAAATGT includes:
- the Coq9 gene encoding ubiquinone biosynthesis protein COQ9, mitochondrial, which translates into the protein MAVYLAQRVTFKNFAVVKPAAAWFKGLRADNFEYSTKKDTAEGKTQATVSGMISWPTEDIKSTILQSALDFIPQHGWTWKSIAAGANSLGLSSVAHGLFPGGSLDLITYFYLSSNDELERQLESNLQKNERRAITKEKSAFIQDAVWRRILLLEPYKTRWVQALGILALPQNVPVALSNLGDLLNVIWHYAGDTSVDMSWYSKRAALAALYQSCELVFLQDKSMDYAQTQEFLNRRIKEFTAVNNCLEQVNQVSGTAKDVAELGFATLKNVLGMNTR
- the LOC126545666 gene encoding glomulin, coding for MEEHKSVEEMDSDAPVARAVELLNSRKYSEANSFICAAHSDTILAHGWDLVLPVVSAMEKEIDAKSEENASLCKDLLEVITSRGKPKEVLISLLEHLQLIKSSAGFRAVLQCLQKLLPNLLRNRLVFLDLILESLHSHLKPLSASVAKVGWEEAACDCSTESQDSRNLGYCLNAIVEFFSGFTLDHRLQEERGMAECPRAENVLILRYLMLFLGDIAALDLRSRANVSPPNVARLSAEGLLSHISKRSTDLIKLSFSRDATEYKGKSSDTEDAEKDLPEPVSPVCRAVLAWLIFVENLEQDRVPCVYSSRYIFEHSLQNMMLLLSHSSGHVVSKGVALCATLISRLCLGEFCYMDLDNSNFIALLRCLGKVMIYSSSSLSRRTALSTFVDYIKCFKHEARYILYCRTLQVEKHAGLRGLLIDLYRQDMHAVSKTSIQEDTFWGTNFLEFVKIVSNFSPDQTDILDDSDCVLAVLNLIRYFASVLPFQGQTCQKANQSTLEIARKYADQVKKSVDQTRAHYKVELEHNNEKVRGCDVGSQESLLPSLPPEQEAEVLKTALTRLDLVESVLVLAVDSVNHCAKEVMK